TGATTTTCTTTCTCTAGATCTTCTTAATATTGTACCAACATTTTCCTGAGGATTATGTTGTTCCACTGATTGCTCGATAATTTTTGGAATCATTTGAACTTGATCTACTTGAACATTTTCAGTAGCTTGTGGAATTTCATTGATTTGTTGTGCAACACCCAATTGTACTTGAGGGGTGTTATGTACGACAATCAATCGTTGACTTGAAGTGGAAGGTCGATCTCTGATAGAAATTGTATTTTGAAGTTGATCACTCCCATTAATTAACtcattttcaagaaattttgcatttcttGATTCCATAATCCTAGTGTTGTTAGATGGACAATAGAATCTGTATCCTTTAGACCGTTCAACATATCCAATAAAATATCCACTAATGGTCCTAGGATCCAGTTTCTTTTCTTATGGATTGTAAATTCTTACTTCAGACGGGCATCCCTATACGCGAATATGTATTAAACTCGGTTTCCAACCTTTTAACAATTCAAAAGGTGTCTTTAGGATATCTTTGGTTGGAACTCGATTTAATATATACACTGTCGTCTTAAGAGCTTCAATACACAAGGACATAGGTAGCTTAGAGCTATTTAACATACTACGCACCATATCCAATAATGTTCAATTTCTTCTTTCTGCTACACCATTTTGATCTGGAGAACCAGGCATACTGTATTGGGCAACAATCCCATTTTCCTGAAGAAATTTCACAAATAGACCTTGTGCTTATCCATCCTCAGTGTACCTACCATAGTACTCACCACCTCTTTCAGTCCTCACAATTTTAATTTGCTTTCCGCATTGTTTCTCTACTTTAGCCTTAAACACTTTAAAGGCTTCTAGTGCTTCGCTTTTATTATGAAGCATGTAGAGATACATATATCGTGAATAGTCATCTATAAAAGTGATAAAGTATTTCTGACCATATGCATCCATATTTGGACAACATATATCTGAATGTATGATTTATAATATGTTTGAACTCCTCTTGGCACCTTTCTTTGACTTGTTTGTCTGCTTGCCTTTAATGCTGCCAACACAAGTATTGAAATCAGTAAAATCTAAATTACTAAGTACTCCATCATTTACTAATCTCTTAATTCTATCTAGGGAGATATGTCTCAATCTTCGATGCCACAAAATAGAAGAATTTTCATTCATAACACATCATTTGATGCCACTTTGGACATGCATAACATTATGAGTGGAATCATTTTGCAAATCAGGAGAGAAAAGACCATCAGACAGTGTACTATATCCAACAAGTTTAGATTTATAAAATAGATTAGAATAACCTTCTAGAAAGAAGGAGTATCCCAAAGGTACAAGTCTTGATACTGAAATTAAATTCCTAGAAAAGTTAGGAACATAAAAGGTATTTTCCAACTCTAAAATAAAACCACTACTAAGAACTAAATTGCATGTTCCAATAGCTTCTGCATGCGACTGCATCTTGTTTCCTGAATAGATGCTTCGTTCAGCTCCCACTGGCTTCCGCAGGTTTTTTTAAGTCCTGCAAGGAATTCGTAATATAGATTGTAGAAGTAGAATCAATCCACTACGTGTTATGATTAACATCAATCATATTAGCTTCATAACAAACTAGAGAAATAGAACTACCTTTCTTCTTAAGCCATCGTTGAAACTTGACATAGTCTTTCTTTATGTGCCCCTTCTTTCCACAGAAGCGACACTTGAATTCTTTTTTGACGTCAGAGTCAAGTGGAGCCTTtcctttcaaatttttatttgcTTGATGAGACTTCTGTCCTTGAGTAGTCGTGAATGCACTTTCTCCTATTTCCATCAGCAATCGACCCTCTTCTTGAACACACATGGCCATAAGTTCATTAATAGACCATGTATCCTTATATGTGTTATAGAAGATCTTAAAGGGGCCATACTGTGCAGGCAAAGTATTAAAAATATAGTGCACAAGAAAAGTTTCAGACATTTCAACCTCAAGAGTGTTTAGTTGAGCCACTAAGTCTCATATTCTCATGATGTGCTCATGCACACCTCTCACACAGGTGAGTCTCATTGATGAGAATTTCATAATTAAGGTGCTAGCAAGTGCCTTATCTGAAGTCTCAAATTGTTCATCAATAGCCTTCAGTAATGCTTGATATTGTTATGTTGTTCGACAGAACCACAAATACCAGCAGAGATTTTGGTCTGAATGAACATAACATTCAAACGGTTAGAACGCTCCCATTGTTTATAAAGAGCAATCTCAGCCTGAGTGCTATATTCATCAATATGTGGTTCGTCTTTTCGGATAGCATAATCAATGTGCATGCATCCTAAGTGAAGGAGAATTCTTTCCTTCCAGATCTTATAATTCTCACCATTTCATTCGGGAATATCACAAGTATCAGAGAAATTTGCAAGTTGCATAACTgcaaaaatatacatacataaacacaTGCTTAATAAACTTGagacaaataatataaaattgaatCTATTGACATGAAAATTGCCTGTGGGCTAAATTTTTTATTCAGATCATTTTTATATAGAATTACCGTTGACTAGCATGATATTCTATCTTGACGATAAAACTATTAAATTCTCATTCATTATTTCTGCGGGTAATTATGAAAAGTATTTAACAttttatcctaattaattatgCGACCCAA
This genomic interval from Capsicum annuum cultivar UCD-10X-F1 unplaced genomic scaffold, UCD10Xv1.1 ctg21459, whole genome shotgun sequence contains the following:
- the LOC124890646 gene encoding uncharacterized protein LOC124890646; the encoded protein is MSETFLVHYIFNTLPAQYGPFKIFYNTYKDTWSINELMAMCVQEEGRLLMEIGESAFTTTQGQKSHQANKNLKGKAPLDSDVKKEFKCRFCGKKGHIKKDYVKFQRWLKKKGLKKTCGSQWELNEASIQETRCSRMQKLLEHAI